One window from the genome of Aquificaceae bacterium encodes:
- the gspG gene encoding type II secretion system major pseudopilin GspG translates to MEKRNSLGFTLIEILIVVIIIGLLAALVAPRLVGKLTESKEKIARQQIAMLSTALDLYRADVGRYPSTQEGLEALIKRPESVPVDRWKGPYLRQNKLPLDPWGHSYVYYGPEDPRAIEKGVDYIIISYGADGKEGGSGESKDISNLD, encoded by the coding sequence ATGGAAAAGCGAAACAGTTTAGGATTCACACTGATAGAGATACTAATAGTCGTTATTATTATAGGCTTACTTGCAGCATTGGTAGCGCCAAGACTCGTAGGCAAACTTACAGAGTCGAAAGAAAAAATAGCAAGGCAACAGATAGCTATGCTTTCTACTGCTTTGGACCTTTATAGAGCTGATGTGGGCAGGTATCCAAGTACTCAAGAGGGATTGGAAGCTCTAATTAAGAGGCCAGAATCCGTTCCCGTAGATAGATGGAAAGGTCCCTATTTAAGGCAAAATAAATTACCTCTAGATCCATGGGGACATTCCTATGTTTATTATGGTCCAGAAGACCCTCGGGCGATTGAGAAAGGCGTGGATTATATAATAATATCCTATGGAGCAGACGGTAAAGAAGGAGGTAGTGGTGAAAGCAAGGATATATCTAATTTAGATTGA